Proteins from a single region of Paenibacillus sp.:
- a CDS encoding PAS domain S-box protein, producing the protein MDEAFRLDLQREVVYITSKAGQLLHRFQIPMWSWNLLTDTIIYSPAVEQIYGTSFRDFWVKSNYSEKEETLEFSLTGPDKRVRWYRQRVIPFYNADNKLVQIDGMLTDITEQRSAEEEFDAFLQTLVRMNPNPAYAIGLDGKFTEANRAAEELTGYSRDELLQMSCIQLLTGVSAEAAVSEIQRLASEKTTLIGDISIIHRSKHAFSVNNALVPQVRRGHVIGIVGFVRGEPLSPGVRHWNDDADLAEERNPYSFLWVEITDRLAPGKVLHCDKAFAAALGLSSEELAQLTWKELVADGSLPLFRQKLGRLFDKGSMSCRLEYAAGKTGTKILTKNYCMLSYSGGKRAICIVTKVVDAAERPTADHKHDPGRKLRMIMAERNISTNALSEMTGLSRGTISNLKSGKIGKPHRFTLRVIADALNIDVTELH; encoded by the coding sequence ATGGATGAAGCGTTTCGCCTCGATTTACAAAGAGAAGTTGTTTATATAACGTCTAAAGCCGGCCAATTGCTTCATCGGTTTCAAATTCCGATGTGGTCTTGGAATCTTCTGACGGATACGATTATTTACTCGCCCGCCGTCGAGCAAATTTACGGGACCTCGTTTCGCGACTTCTGGGTCAAGAGCAATTATTCGGAGAAAGAGGAGACGCTGGAGTTTTCGCTGACCGGCCCGGACAAGCGCGTCCGCTGGTACCGCCAGCGCGTCATTCCCTTCTACAACGCTGACAACAAACTGGTCCAAATCGACGGTATGCTGACCGACATTACCGAACAACGTTCCGCCGAGGAGGAATTCGACGCGTTCCTCCAAACGCTGGTGAGAATGAACCCGAACCCGGCATACGCGATCGGGTTGGACGGGAAGTTCACGGAGGCGAACCGGGCGGCGGAAGAGTTGACCGGGTATTCCCGGGACGAGCTGCTGCAGATGTCCTGCATCCAGCTGCTGACCGGCGTCAGCGCGGAGGCGGCCGTATCGGAAATCCAGCGGCTGGCGTCGGAAAAGACGACGCTTATCGGCGACATCTCGATCATCCATCGATCGAAGCACGCGTTCTCCGTCAATAACGCGCTCGTTCCTCAGGTGCGCCGGGGACACGTCATCGGAATCGTGGGCTTCGTCCGAGGGGAACCGCTTTCGCCAGGCGTGCGGCATTGGAACGACGACGCCGATCTCGCGGAGGAGCGCAACCCGTATTCCTTCCTCTGGGTCGAAATTACCGATCGGCTCGCGCCGGGGAAAGTGCTGCATTGCGACAAGGCGTTCGCGGCCGCGCTCGGCCTATCGTCCGAGGAGCTGGCGCAGCTGACGTGGAAAGAGCTCGTCGCCGATGGCAGCCTGCCGCTGTTCCGGCAGAAGCTGGGGCGCCTGTTCGACAAAGGGTCGATGTCGTGCCGCCTCGAATACGCCGCGGGCAAAACCGGGACGAAGATCTTGACGAAAAATTACTGCATGCTTTCGTACAGCGGAGGCAAACGCGCCATCTGCATCGTAACGAAAGTCGTCGACGCGGCCGAACGGCCGACGGCGGACCATAAACACGATCCAGGGCGCAAACTGCGGATGATCATGGCGGAGCGAAACATTTCCACTAACGCTTTGTCGGAAATGACAGGTCTGTCCCGCGGCACCATCTCCAACTTGAAAAGCGGGAAAATCGGCAAGCCGCACCGATTCACGCTCCGGGTCATCGCCGACGCGCTGAACATCGACGTAACGGAGCTGCATTGA
- a CDS encoding glycosyltransferase family 4 protein: MTRIAYIGTYVPQKCGIATYTHHLRQAVRGARGWKGVDPVVAVRPSADRSPLSDPAVWTLPKDDRDAYAKMAERLNRSDVDVVSLQHEFGIFDGEAGDFVLELLERLTKPVVTTFHTVFEKPEEPYRSVQERIALRSDLVLAMNRKAAEYLHEAFGTPKEKLWFVPHGTPEPAPGKRKAVRAEWGWQDRNVMMTFGLLSRGKGLETVIHALPEAARRVPNLLYAIVGQTHPEVRKREGEAYREELRALIASLGVERHVLMIDRYVEEDELVGLLSACDLYATPYPGLQQITSGTLAYAVGLGRPVLSTPYAYAKDILADHPELLLPPGDASRWAEAVISLLSDEGRRKRIARELGRIGESMHWPKVGELHLKLFGMAASRRSVTQAT; this comes from the coding sequence ATGACGCGCATCGCTTATATCGGCACGTACGTGCCTCAGAAATGCGGCATCGCTACATATACCCACCATCTGCGGCAAGCCGTCCGCGGGGCGCGGGGATGGAAGGGGGTCGATCCGGTCGTGGCGGTTCGCCCTTCGGCGGACCGCTCCCCGCTCTCTGACCCCGCCGTATGGACGCTGCCGAAAGACGACCGCGACGCCTACGCGAAGATGGCGGAGCGGCTCAACCGGAGCGATGTCGACGTCGTGTCGCTGCAGCACGAATTCGGCATCTTCGACGGCGAGGCGGGGGACTTTGTCCTAGAGCTGCTGGAGCGGCTGACGAAGCCCGTCGTGACGACGTTCCATACCGTGTTCGAGAAGCCCGAGGAACCGTACCGCAGCGTGCAGGAGCGCATCGCCCTCCGCAGCGACCTCGTGCTCGCCATGAATCGGAAGGCGGCGGAATATCTCCATGAAGCGTTCGGCACGCCTAAGGAGAAGCTGTGGTTCGTGCCCCACGGCACGCCCGAGCCGGCGCCCGGCAAGCGCAAAGCGGTGCGGGCGGAGTGGGGCTGGCAGGACCGGAACGTCATGATGACGTTCGGCCTGCTCAGCCGCGGCAAAGGGCTGGAGACGGTCATCCACGCGCTGCCCGAAGCCGCCCGGCGCGTGCCGAACTTGTTGTACGCGATCGTCGGGCAAACCCATCCAGAGGTGCGCAAGCGCGAAGGCGAAGCGTACCGCGAGGAGCTGCGCGCGCTGATCGCGAGCCTCGGCGTGGAGAGGCATGTGCTCATGATCGACCGGTACGTGGAGGAGGACGAATTGGTCGGACTGCTCTCCGCGTGCGATCTGTACGCGACGCCGTACCCCGGCCTGCAGCAAATTACGAGCGGCACGCTGGCGTATGCGGTCGGCCTCGGCCGTCCGGTGCTCAGCACGCCTTACGCGTACGCGAAGGACATCCTCGCGGACCATCCGGAGCTGCTGCTGCCGCCGGGCGACGCCTCCCGATGGGCCGAGGCTGTCATATCGCTCCTATCCGACGAAGGACGGCGCAAGCGGATCGCCCGCGAGCTCGGCCGGATCGGCGAAAGCATGCATTGGCCGAAGGTCGGCGAGTTGCACCTGAAGCTGTTCGGCATGGCGGCGTCGCGGCGGTCGGTCACGCAGGCGACGTAA
- a CDS encoding NDP-sugar synthase, which translates to MKALLLAGGLGTRLRPLTEELPKPMAPVGNRPWLEHLVLQLKEQGIREFVIALKHYPEHIERHFGDGSRLGVSIEYTREEEALGTAGAIKLAEPLLGDTFLALNADVVQRIELLPLLEFHKERRAAVTIGLTEVEDPSQFGVVERTSAGRIHRFVEKPKRGEAPSRLINAGIYVMNRQALSFIPPGREVSIERETFPALIEAGQGVYGMPMRGYWLDMGTRDRYRQAHWDMLDRKLAIPLFGEERGKGIWVGNDCSVGSGALLIPPVLIGDRVRIGDRAVIGPYAVIGDDCRILGEARVSETILWDRCLVRQGARLHQCVFGYDAEIGSKHILFEAVVNRMKEAVSV; encoded by the coding sequence ATGAAGGCGTTACTGCTTGCTGGAGGTTTGGGCACCCGGCTGCGGCCGTTGACGGAGGAGCTGCCGAAGCCGATGGCACCTGTCGGCAACCGCCCATGGCTCGAGCATCTTGTGCTTCAATTGAAGGAGCAAGGAATTCGGGAATTCGTCATCGCCTTGAAGCACTATCCGGAGCATATCGAGCGTCATTTCGGGGACGGCAGCCGGTTAGGCGTGTCCATCGAATATACGCGGGAGGAGGAAGCGCTGGGCACGGCCGGGGCGATCAAGCTCGCGGAGCCGCTGCTCGGCGATACGTTCCTTGCGCTGAACGCCGACGTCGTGCAGCGCATTGAACTGCTGCCGCTGCTGGAGTTTCACAAGGAGCGCCGAGCGGCGGTGACGATCGGGCTCACGGAGGTCGAGGACCCGTCCCAATTCGGCGTCGTGGAACGGACGTCCGCGGGGCGCATCCATCGGTTCGTGGAGAAGCCGAAGCGCGGGGAAGCGCCGTCGCGGCTCATCAATGCGGGCATCTACGTGATGAACCGGCAGGCGCTCTCGTTCATTCCGCCGGGGCGGGAAGTGTCGATCGAGCGAGAGACGTTCCCGGCGTTGATCGAAGCCGGCCAGGGCGTGTACGGCATGCCGATGCGCGGGTATTGGCTCGATATGGGGACGCGGGACCGATATCGGCAGGCGCACTGGGACATGCTGGACCGCAAGCTTGCGATTCCGCTGTTCGGGGAGGAAAGAGGGAAAGGCATATGGGTTGGAAACGATTGCTCCGTCGGCTCCGGCGCCTTATTGATTCCGCCCGTCCTTATCGGCGATCGGGTGCGCATCGGTGACCGGGCCGTCATCGGTCCGTACGCCGTCATCGGCGACGATTGCCGCATCTTAGGCGAAGCGCGGGTATCGGAGACGATTTTGTGGGACCGCTGCCTCGTCCGGCAGGGGGCGCGCCTTCACCAATGCGTGTTCGGGTACGACGCCGAAATCGGCTCCAAGCATATATTGTTCGAGGCCGTCGTGAACCGGATGAAAGAGGCGGTATCCGTATGA
- a CDS encoding putative bifunctional diguanylate cyclase/phosphodiesterase has translation MKRNELAIALVIAVGFGFGAGLSAPGAGRAEAVLIAAQCISFAYICLLTGRLRRESALLEEARAMERRLKESESRLHRYKEQTARELAQLSHYDPATGLPNRNLLNVRFEEMLERSTRRRKPFAVLSLDVDRFKMINDTKGHRFGDLVLKEIAGVLQDVVPEKGHIFRYGGDEFVVLLEQASGMDDAAEVARRIIGAFSDPIAVDGQDVYVTVSVGISMSPNDGIDFDTLLKHADSAMNHAKERGKHHFQFYSSNLNIEMQRKVDIEHELRKALVNQQFELHYQPQVNASTGRIVGVEALLRWNHPRLGSVSPAEFVPVAEDSGLIVPIGNWVLRTACRQNKAWQDAGYDSIPIAVNFSMKQFEQANLVGVVYQALQLAGLDPQYLCLEITETVAYRQVERTMRRIEDLKHIGIQIAIDDFGTGYSSLSSLKKIAIDTLKIDKTFVQDITRSRSDLAIVNTIISMSNILEYKVVAEGVESEEQLELLKELGCFDVQGFFFGKPAPASAFVQYFPEKCEAAF, from the coding sequence ATGAAAAGAAACGAGCTGGCCATCGCGCTGGTCATCGCCGTCGGCTTCGGGTTCGGAGCGGGACTGTCGGCGCCCGGCGCGGGTCGGGCGGAGGCGGTGCTGATCGCCGCCCAGTGCATAAGTTTTGCTTACATTTGCTTACTGACCGGGCGGCTGCGGCGCGAAAGCGCCTTGTTGGAGGAAGCGCGGGCGATGGAGCGGCGGCTGAAGGAAAGCGAGTCCCGCTTACACCGGTATAAAGAACAGACGGCGAGGGAGCTTGCGCAGCTGTCGCATTACGACCCTGCGACAGGGCTGCCGAACCGAAACCTGTTGAATGTTCGTTTCGAAGAGATGCTGGAGCGTTCGACGCGGCGGCGCAAGCCGTTCGCCGTATTGTCTTTGGACGTGGACCGTTTCAAGATGATCAATGATACGAAAGGGCACCGGTTCGGCGATCTCGTGCTGAAGGAAATCGCCGGCGTGCTCCAAGACGTCGTCCCCGAGAAAGGGCATATTTTCCGATACGGGGGAGACGAATTCGTCGTTCTGCTGGAGCAAGCGTCCGGCATGGACGACGCGGCGGAAGTGGCGAGGCGGATCATCGGCGCGTTCTCGGATCCGATCGCGGTCGACGGCCAGGACGTGTACGTCACGGTCAGCGTCGGCATCAGCATGTCGCCGAACGACGGCATCGACTTCGATACGCTGTTGAAGCATGCGGATTCCGCAATGAACCATGCGAAGGAGCGGGGCAAGCATCACTTCCAGTTTTACAGCTCGAACCTGAACATCGAAATGCAGCGTAAAGTCGATATCGAGCATGAGCTGCGGAAGGCGCTCGTCAATCAGCAGTTCGAACTGCACTATCAGCCCCAGGTGAACGCGAGCACGGGACGCATCGTCGGCGTAGAGGCGCTGCTTCGATGGAATCACCCTCGGCTCGGCTCCGTATCGCCCGCGGAATTCGTGCCGGTCGCGGAAGATTCCGGCTTGATCGTACCGATCGGGAATTGGGTGCTGCGGACGGCGTGCCGGCAAAACAAAGCGTGGCAGGACGCCGGCTACGACAGCATCCCGATCGCCGTCAATTTCTCCATGAAGCAGTTCGAACAGGCGAATTTGGTCGGCGTCGTGTACCAGGCGCTGCAGCTGGCGGGACTCGACCCGCAATATTTATGTCTGGAAATTACCGAGACGGTCGCTTACCGCCAGGTGGAACGAACGATGAGGCGCATCGAGGATTTGAAGCATATCGGCATCCAGATCGCGATCGACGATTTCGGAACGGGGTATTCTTCGTTGAGCTCGTTGAAGAAAATCGCGATCGATACGCTCAAGATCGATAAGACGTTCGTCCAAGACATTACGCGCAGCCGCAGCGACTTGGCCATCGTGAACACGATCATCTCCATGTCGAACATATTGGAGTACAAGGTTGTCGCGGAAGGCGTCGAGTCCGAGGAACAGTTGGAATTGCTTAAGGAGCTAGGGTGCTTCGACGTGCAGGGATTTTTTTTCGGCAAGCCGGCGCCGGCGAGCGCGTTCGTACAATATTTTCCGGAGAAATGCGAAGCGGCGTTCTGA